The following coding sequences lie in one Phycicoccus duodecadis genomic window:
- a CDS encoding histone-like nucleoid-structuring protein Lsr2: protein MAKKVQVLLVDDVDKESPADETVTFALDGVSYEIDLTTENASKLRDSLALWIGHAERTGGRRTARTTTARPGRRDVGAIRDWARQNGYDISDRGRISTEVQEAYEKATS, encoded by the coding sequence ATGGCCAAGAAGGTTCAGGTCCTCCTCGTCGATGACGTCGACAAGGAGTCCCCGGCTGACGAGACCGTGACGTTCGCTCTCGACGGCGTCAGCTACGAGATCGACCTCACCACGGAGAACGCGTCCAAGCTGCGCGACTCGCTCGCCCTGTGGATCGGCCACGCCGAGCGCACCGGCGGTCGCCGCACCGCCCGCACCACCACCGCCCGCCCCGGCCGGCGCGACGTCGGCGCCATCCGCGACTGGGCACGCCAGAACGGCTACGACATCAGCGACCGCGGCCGCATCTCCACCGAGGTCCAAGAGGCCTACGAGAAGGCCACCTCCTGA